In Hypanus sabinus isolate sHypSab1 chromosome 17, sHypSab1.hap1, whole genome shotgun sequence, the following proteins share a genomic window:
- the LOC132407222 gene encoding uncharacterized protein LOC132407222 translates to MSAQSSIKSTPPSDKGSKPTSSKPTQALSGVPSAAVSARSGIKSMAPSDKGSRTTSSKSTQARAKAEAAKVRLHYAKQEAVLKMKLATKEAERAARQREEAAREKEKAAREAEIQKERAAREAEIQKERAAREAEIQKERAAREAEIQKERAAREAEIQKEKAARQRKAAAREAEIQLEMAKISTELQVLQLEREEAAAMAEAKYIEEAEGSRDLTAARSTLERTRLERTSDYVQSQIDRQARLPSPYVFDNFPSYEEPQRVTIASHPYEEGNLPSRLRDEVKNERTDNAPSPPQQDGGEGEVHSRTTIVSSNCTEVCGQTQSSRSCSEICLTKVYPKGAKDKAIKAYVILDDQSNRSLVSPEFFKLFNVESERFPYYLKTCSGNMETQGRKAEGIQIESLDGKVVICLPPLLECNEIMNNRAGIPTPSAVLHQPHLHHIAKHIPELDPKAEILLLLERDVIQVHKVRQQINGPLNAPFAQRLDLGWVVIGEVCLGDVHKPMVNTLKTNVLESGRHSIFQPCPSVPCIKEAQQGVNKREASDESLGQSVFALTKYDNKLAQSAQDTISLKTKDTKVFRDEANNGVAPLPIREPRQRSPDNKEQAVKRFTSLRKTRKREPEIQQRTRLAHEVLCTLMAEVTAIINAQSFLPVSSDPENPFILSPSTLLTQKAGAPPPPGDFSDKDLYTKQWRQVQALANQFWPRWRQKYLPLLQQRQKWTEPHRNLANGQNHCYIP, encoded by the coding sequence atgtcagctcaatccagcatcaagtcgacgccgcccagcgacaagggcagtaaaccgacatcaagtaagcccacccaggcgttatcaggtgttccaagtgctgcagtgtcagctcgatccgggatcaagtcgatggcgcccagcgacaagggcagtagaacgacatcaagtaagtccacacaggcaagagccaaggcagaagccgccaaggtgcgactgcattacgccaaacaagaggcagttttgaaaatgaaactggccaccaaagaagccgaaagggccgccagacaaagagaagaggctgccagagaaaaagaaaaggctgccagagaagccgaaatccagaaagaaagggccgccagagaagccgaaatccagaaagaaagggccgccagagaagccgaaatccagaaagaaagggccgccagagaagccgaaatccagaaagaaagggccgccagagaagccgaaatccagaaggaaaaggccgccagacaaaggaaagcggccgcccgagaagccgaaatccagttggaaatggcaaaaatatcgacagagttgcaagtgctgcagctagaaagagaagaagctgctgccatggcggaagcaaagtacatagaagaagctgaagggtcgcgtgatctgaccgcagcaagatctactttagaaaggaccagactggaacgcacaagcgactatgtacaatctcaaatagacaggcaggctcgtctcccctctccatacgtattcgataacttccccagctacgaggaacctcagagagtcacgattgcatcacatccatacgaggaaggaaatttaccctcacggctccgtgatgaagtcaagaatgaaagaaccgacaacgctccttcacccccacaacaggacggcggggagggagaggttcactccaggacaacaattgtcagctcgaactgtacagaagtttgcggtcaaactcagtcaagccgttcttgttccgagatctgcctcactaaggtgtaccctaaaggagccaaagacaaggccatcaaagcctatgtgattctggacgatcagagcaatcgttcactagtcagtccagagttctttaaattgttcaacgttgagagtgagcggttcccatactacctcaaaacttgctcaggcaacatggaaacccaaggaaggaaggcagaaggcatccagatcgagtccctggatggtaaagtcgtcatctgtctccctccgctcttagagtgcaatgaaatcatgaataaccgcgctgggatcccgacaccaagtgcggtgctacaccagccgcatctccaccacatcgccaaacacatcccagaactggatccgaaagcagaaatactcctgctattagaaagagatgttatccaggtacacaaggttaggcagcagatcaatggaccactcaacgcccccttcgcgcaacgtctggatctgggctgggtggtgataggagaggtgtgtctcggtgacgtacacaaaccgatggttaacacactcaagaccaatgtgctagagagtggccgccattcaatctttcaaccctgcccgagtgtcccgtgcatcaaagaagcacaacaaggcgttaacaagcgcgaggcaagcgacgagtcgctgggccagtcagtcttcgctctgacgaagtatgacaacaaacttgcacaatcagctcaagataccatttctttaaaaaccaaagacaccaaggtcttcagagatgaagcaaataatggggttgccccattgccaatcagagaaccacgccagcgctcaccagataacaaagagcaggcagtcaaacggttcacgtccttacggaaaacccggaaaagggaacctgagatacagcaacgcacccgattggcccacgaggtactgtgcaccctaatggcagaggtcacagccattataaacgcacaatcattcctacctgtgtcttctgacccagaaaacccctttatactttcgccatcaacgctccttacgcagaaggcaggagcacctcctccaccaggagacttctcagacaaggatttgtacacaaagcaatggagacaagtccaggctctggcaaatcagttctggcctcgctggagacaaaaatatctacctttgttgcaacagagacaaaagtggacagaaccccacaggaatctggccaacggccagaatcactgttacattccctag